The following are encoded in a window of Geobacter metallireducens GS-15 genomic DNA:
- the lpxK gene encoding tetraacyldisaccharide 4'-kinase: MTLEGYFRNLVSGKRRGMLDRLVLALLAVLSVPYALAVRLRALAYGAGIFRVKQLNRPVISVGNLTVGGTGKTPMVALVARLLMARGKRVAVISRGYGGSLEGKTHIVSDGQRVFLSAAEAGDEPVHLATAVPGLMAVIGTDRYAAGLLAQERLNPDVFILDDGFQHLRLHRDLNILLMDCSAPLGNGMVLPAGLLREPPLALKRADLVVYTRCTGAEAPAVHGAIPSCRAGHVLAGVELLPGGERQPFTALYGRRGVAFAGIADPDAFFASLREEGVDLAATVSFGDHCPYGEEEVARLMAARRTAGADFLITTGKDAVKLGPVLSRLGIVYAAVLEMSLMDPKPLETAIDKVL, translated from the coding sequence ATGACACTCGAAGGATATTTCCGAAACCTTGTTTCCGGCAAGCGGCGGGGGATGCTGGATCGGCTCGTTCTGGCGCTTCTCGCTGTTCTTTCCGTTCCGTACGCCCTGGCAGTTCGGTTGCGGGCACTCGCCTATGGTGCGGGGATCTTCCGGGTGAAGCAGCTGAATCGTCCGGTCATCTCCGTTGGCAACCTCACCGTTGGCGGCACCGGCAAGACCCCCATGGTGGCGCTTGTTGCGCGTCTGCTCATGGCGCGGGGGAAACGGGTGGCGGTCATCTCCCGGGGGTATGGGGGATCGTTGGAGGGAAAGACGCATATCGTCTCGGACGGTCAGAGGGTCTTTCTCTCCGCTGCCGAGGCGGGTGACGAACCGGTGCATCTTGCCACGGCGGTGCCGGGGCTCATGGCGGTCATCGGTACCGACCGTTACGCTGCCGGGCTCCTGGCCCAGGAGCGGCTTAACCCCGATGTATTCATCCTGGATGACGGCTTCCAGCATTTGCGGCTTCACCGGGACCTGAACATCCTCCTCATGGACTGTAGCGCTCCCCTCGGCAACGGCATGGTCCTCCCGGCGGGTTTGCTCCGGGAACCGCCGTTGGCCCTCAAACGGGCTGACTTGGTGGTCTACACCCGGTGCACCGGTGCCGAGGCGCCAGCGGTTCACGGAGCCATTCCATCCTGCCGGGCTGGTCATGTGCTGGCTGGGGTGGAGCTTCTTCCCGGTGGTGAGCGGCAACCGTTCACCGCCCTGTATGGCCGCAGAGGAGTTGCCTTTGCCGGCATTGCCGACCCCGACGCATTCTTCGCCTCACTCCGGGAGGAAGGGGTGGACCTTGCGGCAACGGTTTCCTTTGGCGACCACTGCCCCTACGGAGAGGAAGAGGTAGCGCGGCTCATGGCGGCCCGCCGCACGGCCGGCGCCGATTTCCTCATAACCACCGGCAAGGATGCGGTCAAGCTCGGACCGGTCCTGAGTCGGCTGGGGATTGTCTATGCGGCGGTGCTGGAGATGAGCCTTATGGATCCGAAACCCCTCGAAACAGCCATCGACAAAGTGCTTTAA
- a CDS encoding 3-deoxy-D-manno-octulosonic acid transferase, with the protein MIFLVYDILLLLLSPLILIHHAWRTVSRGRSFAGFGERFGCIAPESLARVAGKGPIWVHAVSVGETMAVKPLLRELKRRFPERPLVLSSVTETGRSVAVTIPEADLVVYFPFDFGFAVARALRLVAPSLVIVVETEIWPNFLRHARRTGIPSVMVNGRISDRSFPRYLRFSRFFAPILNNLSALCMQSSEDARRIIAVGAPAERVHVTRNLKYDLPVRSLTPAERQELLCSYRLPAGALIITAGSTHAGEEEVVADIYARLAGERSDLFLVLVPRHPERAVEVGTLLEGKGIPFVRRSALDKVQEQPRGGVLLVDTIGELMKLYALSDVVFVGGSLVPVGGHNLLEPASVGAPVLFGPHMHNFREITALVLGAGAGEQVNDHGELEATLRRLLADEPARRSMGENGIRLMADQGGAAARHLEIIGPLIERGSEVAR; encoded by the coding sequence ATGATATTTCTGGTGTATGACATACTACTGCTCCTCCTCTCCCCCCTGATCCTTATCCACCACGCGTGGCGGACGGTGAGCCGGGGGAGAAGTTTCGCCGGTTTCGGGGAGCGGTTCGGGTGCATAGCGCCGGAGAGCCTCGCACGGGTTGCCGGCAAGGGGCCGATCTGGGTCCACGCGGTGTCGGTGGGGGAAACCATGGCGGTGAAGCCGCTCCTGCGGGAGCTGAAGCGCCGCTTTCCCGAACGTCCCCTCGTGCTGTCATCGGTGACGGAGACGGGGCGGTCGGTGGCGGTCACTATCCCCGAAGCGGATCTGGTGGTCTACTTCCCTTTTGATTTCGGCTTCGCCGTTGCCCGGGCGCTTCGACTCGTTGCGCCCTCGCTGGTCATCGTGGTGGAAACCGAGATCTGGCCCAATTTCCTCCGCCACGCCCGCCGGACGGGGATCCCGTCAGTCATGGTCAACGGCCGCATCTCGGACCGTTCCTTCCCTCGCTATCTCCGGTTCTCCCGCTTTTTTGCTCCCATCCTGAACAACCTGTCAGCCCTCTGCATGCAGAGCAGCGAGGACGCCCGCCGCATAATCGCCGTCGGAGCGCCTGCGGAGCGTGTCCACGTAACGCGCAATCTCAAGTATGATCTGCCTGTCAGATCGCTCACGCCGGCTGAGCGCCAGGAACTGCTCTGCAGCTATCGCCTGCCTGCCGGCGCACTCATCATCACAGCGGGGAGCACCCATGCCGGGGAAGAGGAGGTTGTGGCGGACATCTATGCCCGTCTCGCGGGAGAGAGATCTGATCTCTTCCTGGTTCTTGTGCCGCGTCACCCGGAACGGGCCGTCGAGGTGGGAACCCTCCTGGAGGGGAAAGGGATTCCCTTCGTGCGCCGTTCGGCCTTGGACAAGGTTCAGGAGCAGCCACGCGGCGGCGTTCTCCTAGTGGACACCATCGGCGAACTGATGAAGCTCTACGCCCTGTCGGACGTGGTGTTCGTGGGAGGGAGCCTTGTCCCGGTGGGGGGGCATAACCTCCTGGAGCCGGCATCGGTGGGCGCGCCGGTCCTGTTCGGCCCCCACATGCACAATTTCCGCGAGATCACGGCCCTCGTGCTCGGTGCCGGAGCGGGAGAGCAGGTCAACGATCATGGGGAGCTGGAAGCGACCCTGCGCCGTCTGTTGGCCGATGAACCCGCCCGCCGGTCCATGGGGGAGAACGGCATCCGGCTCATGGCGGACCAGGGAGGCGCTGCCGCACGGCATCTGGAGATCATCGGCCCGCTCATTGAGCGAGGTAGCGAGGTAGCGAGGTAG
- a CDS encoding glycosyltransferase family 2 protein, whose amino-acid sequence MNITATIIAKNEEKNISDCLASLDWADEIIVVDSGSSDRTPEICRKHPKVRYFEHEWEGFGKQKNFAADQAVNDWVFNIDADERVSPELRDSILSTDFARYDGFRVARENYFGRRWIKHCGWYPDHNLRLYNRSRCRFAERLVHESVECPGPVSTLQGNLIHFTYEGIGDYVARMDRYSTLAAEEIARSGRRPGVFSIVFRPCFTFFKMYVLRMGVLEGSTGLLLSLLYAVYTFLKYAKSVELIEERQR is encoded by the coding sequence ATGAACATAACGGCCACCATCATCGCCAAGAACGAAGAGAAGAATATCTCTGACTGCCTTGCGAGCCTCGATTGGGCTGATGAGATTATCGTGGTTGATTCGGGGAGCTCCGACAGGACTCCCGAAATCTGTCGCAAGCACCCCAAGGTGCGATATTTCGAGCATGAGTGGGAAGGCTTCGGCAAACAGAAGAACTTCGCCGCCGATCAGGCTGTAAATGATTGGGTGTTCAATATCGATGCGGATGAGCGTGTTTCACCGGAACTGCGGGACTCGATCCTTTCCACTGATTTTGCCCGTTACGACGGTTTCCGCGTGGCGCGGGAGAATTATTTCGGCCGACGCTGGATCAAACACTGCGGCTGGTACCCTGACCATAATCTGCGACTGTACAACCGGAGCCGGTGCCGCTTCGCCGAGCGCCTCGTCCACGAATCCGTTGAGTGCCCCGGTCCGGTCAGTACCCTGCAAGGGAATCTGATCCACTTCACCTACGAGGGGATCGGTGATTACGTCGCCAGGATGGACCGATACTCGACGCTGGCGGCGGAAGAGATTGCCAGGTCAGGAAGAAGGCCGGGGGTCTTCTCCATCGTTTTCCGGCCCTGTTTCACCTTTTTCAAGATGTATGTGCTGCGGATGGGAGTTCTGGAAGGCAGCACCGGCCTCCTCCTTTCACTGCTGTACGCCGTCTACACATTTCTCAAGTATGCAAAGTCCGTTGAATTGATCGAGGAGCGCCAGCGATAG
- a CDS encoding Trm112 family protein, with amino-acid sequence MALSSELLKILACPQCKGEVVFQDDEVGLVCDSCRLVYPVRDGIPVMLVDEAEKIGEAGKRD; translated from the coding sequence ATGGCATTATCAAGCGAATTGCTCAAGATTCTGGCCTGTCCTCAGTGCAAGGGGGAAGTAGTCTTCCAGGACGACGAGGTGGGGCTTGTCTGCGATTCATGTCGGCTCGTCTACCCCGTGCGGGACGGAATTCCGGTCATGCTGGTGGACGAAGCGGAAAAAATTGGAGAAGCGGGGAAACGCGATTAG
- a CDS encoding DegT/DnrJ/EryC1/StrS family aminotransferase, translating into MNIPMVDLKVQYHAIKEEIDRGILEALEKTQFILGPNVTAFEEEAAAFLGVKHAIGVASGTDALHLALAAAGITEGDEVITSPFTFIATAEAIRYVGATPVFVDVDPKSFNIDPARIEAAITPRTKAVLPVHLFGQPADMDAIQALCTKHGLLMIEDCAQSFGADVNGRMTGTFGALGAFSFFPSKNLGCYGDGGLVTTSCPELAERVKVLRNHGSKVRYHHSVIGYNSRLDEIQAVILRVKLKHIREYSEGRRRVAHLYSELLAGTGATPPFEDGKGTHVYHQYTLLTDRRDAIMKALTDAGIASAVYYPIPLHKQDVFAADYAGVSLPAAEEVASRCMSLPIFPEMTEEQVRRVVDVVKSALKA; encoded by the coding sequence ATGAATATTCCGATGGTGGATTTGAAGGTGCAGTATCATGCAATAAAGGAGGAGATCGACAGGGGCATTCTGGAAGCCCTTGAAAAGACCCAGTTCATTCTCGGGCCCAACGTGACGGCGTTCGAGGAGGAAGCGGCCGCGTTTCTCGGCGTAAAGCATGCCATCGGCGTTGCCTCGGGGACCGACGCCCTCCACCTGGCCCTTGCCGCTGCAGGGATCACGGAGGGTGATGAGGTGATCACCTCTCCCTTCACCTTTATCGCCACTGCCGAGGCGATCCGTTACGTGGGGGCCACGCCGGTCTTCGTGGACGTGGACCCCAAGAGCTTCAATATCGATCCTGCCAGGATCGAGGCGGCCATCACCCCCAGGACCAAGGCGGTCCTTCCGGTTCATCTCTTCGGCCAGCCGGCGGACATGGATGCCATCCAGGCCCTCTGCACCAAGCATGGTCTTTTGATGATCGAAGACTGCGCCCAGTCCTTCGGCGCCGACGTTAATGGTCGCATGACCGGCACCTTCGGGGCGCTGGGGGCCTTCAGCTTCTTCCCCAGCAAGAACCTGGGGTGCTATGGCGATGGCGGCCTTGTCACCACCTCCTGCCCGGAACTGGCCGAGCGGGTGAAGGTGCTCCGCAACCACGGGAGCAAGGTTCGCTACCATCACTCGGTCATTGGCTACAACAGCCGCCTTGACGAGATACAGGCCGTGATCCTGCGGGTGAAGCTCAAGCACATCCGGGAATACAGCGAGGGGCGCCGCCGCGTGGCTCACCTCTACAGCGAACTGCTGGCCGGCACCGGCGCCACCCCTCCCTTCGAGGATGGCAAGGGAACCCATGTCTACCACCAGTACACGCTTCTCACCGACCGCCGCGACGCCATCATGAAGGCCCTCACCGACGCGGGGATTGCCTCGGCGGTTTACTATCCGATTCCTCTGCACAAGCAGGATGTCTTCGCCGCCGACTACGCCGGTGTTTCCCTCCCCGCGGCCGAGGAGGTGGCATCCCGCTGCATGTCCCTCCCCATCTTCCCGGAGATGACCGAAGAACAGGTACGCCGGGTCGTGGACGTGGTGAAATCGGCCCTCAAGGCATAG
- a CDS encoding glycosyltransferase family 9 protein, giving the protein MLLSTPLALSIKERFPDATIDYLVLKGTEGVLAKNPLIRSVHTIDPQKSVVPLLLSLWKKYDYAIGSNVSDRTTLFCVAAGRRSYGFSYFRGKEWWKKLLLSSCRLYDDRMHIVPLVLTRLEPLAIPPRPRVVAGGDAEDEAYAARLFGDAGYVVLHPYSRKEYKCWTVDGWRRLAGLILDAGLKPLFTVSPNADDAKMLADILAVAPEGTGSIGDVLSFPRLAAVIRRGRGYVGVDTVVTHMAAALDVPTVALYGPTLVHHWGPWPNDFPGSAPYGPRGTIQRQGSIVVIQKEWECVPCNREECSRTDGGPIACMDAITPEEVMTELAGLLETGGRP; this is encoded by the coding sequence GTGCTCCTTTCGACCCCTCTGGCCCTCTCGATCAAGGAGCGTTTCCCGGATGCCACGATTGATTACCTGGTTCTGAAAGGAACGGAAGGGGTCCTGGCGAAGAATCCTCTCATACGGTCCGTCCATACCATTGATCCGCAGAAATCGGTCGTGCCGCTTCTCCTTTCGCTCTGGAAGAAATACGATTACGCTATCGGCAGCAATGTTTCTGATCGTACCACGCTTTTCTGCGTTGCGGCCGGTCGCCGGTCGTACGGTTTTTCCTATTTTCGCGGCAAGGAGTGGTGGAAAAAACTGCTGCTGTCCTCCTGTCGTCTCTATGACGACCGGATGCACATCGTTCCTCTCGTTCTGACCCGGCTGGAACCTCTTGCCATCCCTCCGCGTCCACGGGTTGTCGCGGGTGGCGACGCGGAAGACGAGGCATATGCGGCACGGTTGTTCGGGGACGCTGGCTACGTAGTACTTCATCCGTACTCGCGCAAGGAGTACAAATGCTGGACGGTTGACGGCTGGCGCCGGCTTGCCGGACTGATTCTGGATGCGGGGTTGAAACCGCTTTTCACGGTGTCGCCGAACGCCGACGATGCAAAGATGCTGGCGGACATTCTGGCCGTGGCGCCTGAGGGCACCGGCTCCATCGGCGACGTGCTCTCCTTCCCGCGACTGGCCGCCGTGATCCGGCGGGGGAGGGGATACGTGGGGGTGGATACCGTCGTCACCCATATGGCCGCGGCACTGGATGTCCCCACGGTCGCCCTCTATGGCCCGACGCTGGTGCATCACTGGGGACCCTGGCCAAACGATTTTCCCGGCTCTGCGCCGTACGGTCCTCGCGGAACAATCCAGCGCCAGGGATCGATTGTCGTGATTCAGAAAGAATGGGAGTGCGTCCCCTGTAACCGTGAGGAGTGCTCTCGAACTGACGGTGGACCCATTGCCTGCATGGACGCCATCACCCCTGAAGAGGTGATGACCGAACTGGCTGGATTGCTGGAAACGGGAGGTCGACCATGA
- the msbA gene encoding lipid A export permease/ATP-binding protein MsbA: METFKRLLRYSKPYGWRIAISMVASLCVGGTDAAIAWLVEPLLKKIFTEKDMTIFILLPVAVMIVFILRGVARFVQQYYISTAGQLAIQDIRNEVYQKHMGLPLRYFADNPTGVLMSRVMSDVGQMQSGVANVVTGLLRDGVTAIGLLGVIFYRNWQLALITFIVLPLTAVPAQKIGKRIKNLAKQSLGQMGEITSILQETFTGIKVVKAFRLERRFIDRFSQTNLGLYHYLRKSIKYESLHTPIMEIITSLGVAGVIWFGGSQVMHGRMSASEFFSFLTAMVMLYGPVKKLLSSYNTVQQAVGAAERVFEVIDQRADIEDPAEPVEMGPPQGSVELRNVSFRYNDEEVLRNVSLSAGRGEVVALVGPSGAGKTTIMSLIPRFYDVTGGAVLVDGVDVRQARLDDLLSHVALVDQETVLFNDTIANNIRLGNSDAPMEAVERAARAAFAHDFIMDMPEGYDTNIGDRGVRLSGGQRQRLCIARAILKDAPILLLDEATSALDTESEHMVQQALANLMKNRTTLVIAHRLSTVLHADRIVVIDRGEVVEVGTNDELLARGGLYRKLYDMQFS, from the coding sequence ATGGAAACCTTCAAACGCCTCTTACGCTACAGCAAACCCTACGGGTGGCGCATTGCCATTTCCATGGTGGCCTCCCTGTGTGTCGGCGGAACCGACGCGGCCATCGCCTGGCTGGTGGAGCCGCTTCTCAAGAAGATATTCACCGAAAAGGACATGACGATTTTTATCCTCCTCCCCGTGGCGGTGATGATCGTCTTTATCCTCCGGGGCGTCGCCCGTTTCGTGCAGCAATACTACATCTCCACCGCGGGGCAGTTGGCGATCCAGGACATCCGCAACGAAGTGTACCAGAAGCACATGGGGCTGCCGCTGCGCTATTTCGCCGACAATCCCACGGGCGTTCTCATGTCCCGGGTCATGAGCGATGTGGGACAGATGCAGTCAGGAGTGGCCAATGTGGTGACGGGACTGTTGCGGGACGGGGTGACGGCCATTGGGCTCCTCGGTGTCATCTTTTACCGGAACTGGCAGCTGGCCCTCATCACCTTCATCGTTCTCCCCCTCACGGCCGTGCCGGCCCAGAAGATCGGCAAGCGGATCAAGAACCTGGCAAAGCAGTCCCTTGGCCAGATGGGGGAGATTACGAGCATCCTCCAGGAAACCTTCACCGGGATCAAGGTGGTCAAGGCGTTCCGCCTGGAGCGGCGTTTCATCGACCGGTTCAGCCAGACGAATCTCGGCCTCTACCATTACCTCAGAAAGAGTATCAAGTACGAGTCGCTCCACACGCCGATCATGGAGATTATCACCTCCCTTGGTGTAGCAGGGGTCATCTGGTTCGGGGGGAGCCAGGTCATGCACGGCCGCATGTCCGCGTCCGAGTTCTTCTCCTTCCTGACCGCCATGGTAATGCTCTACGGGCCGGTGAAGAAGCTGCTCAGTTCCTATAATACTGTCCAGCAGGCTGTGGGGGCCGCGGAGCGGGTCTTTGAGGTGATCGACCAGAGGGCCGACATAGAGGACCCCGCCGAGCCGGTGGAGATGGGGCCGCCCCAGGGCTCCGTGGAGTTGCGCAACGTCTCGTTCCGCTATAACGACGAGGAAGTCCTGCGCAACGTGTCGCTCTCGGCGGGAAGGGGCGAGGTGGTGGCGCTGGTGGGCCCGTCGGGGGCAGGAAAGACGACCATCATGTCGCTCATTCCACGCTTCTACGACGTAACCGGCGGCGCGGTCCTCGTCGACGGGGTCGACGTGCGGCAGGCGCGCCTGGATGACCTTCTCAGCCATGTTGCCCTGGTGGATCAGGAAACGGTCCTCTTCAACGATACTATTGCCAACAATATCAGGCTTGGCAACTCTGATGCCCCCATGGAGGCGGTGGAGCGGGCTGCCCGGGCCGCCTTTGCCCACGATTTCATCATGGATATGCCGGAAGGATACGATACGAACATCGGCGATCGGGGGGTGCGGCTCTCCGGCGGCCAGCGCCAGCGGCTCTGCATCGCCCGGGCCATTCTCAAGGATGCGCCCATACTCCTCCTGGACGAGGCCACTAGCGCCCTCGATACCGAGAGCGAGCATATGGTCCAGCAGGCCCTTGCCAATCTCATGAAGAACCGGACCACCCTCGTCATTGCCCACCGGCTTTCCACCGTGCTCCATGCGGACCGGATCGTGGTCATCGACAGGGGAGAAGTGGTGGAGGTGGGGACCAACGACGAACTCCTGGCCCGCGGCGGCCTCTACCGCAAGCTCTACGATATGCAATTCAGTTAG
- the waaF gene encoding lipopolysaccharide heptosyltransferase II produces MTDSISALDKSAIRTILVRAVNWLGDAVMTTPALRAIRESFPEARITVLANPLVAELFANHETVDAVHVYDRKGRHAGIRGRIRLARELRAERFDLAILLQNAIDAALIARLARIPRIMGYRTDGRGMLLTHGAPVTIEAKKLHHVDYYLAMLSRFGIETGAKHLSLTVTREEKEGTARLLAAAGIGANDFVIGINPGATYGSAKRWYPERFAAVADELSLRWGARVVVTGGPGEAAIAADIAAAMTVPALVMAGKTSVRELMALIKRCDFFITNDSGPMHIAAAFSVPLVAVFGPTDHTTTSPWSDRAAVVRRDTDCAPCLLRECPTDHRCMTAVTMTDVVEAAERLRTCVAALEHSA; encoded by the coding sequence GTGACCGACAGCATATCGGCTCTCGATAAATCGGCTATACGCACCATTCTCGTCCGGGCGGTGAACTGGCTCGGCGATGCGGTCATGACCACGCCTGCTCTTCGAGCAATTCGTGAGTCCTTCCCCGAAGCACGGATAACGGTTCTTGCAAATCCCCTTGTGGCTGAACTTTTCGCCAATCACGAAACGGTCGATGCAGTTCATGTCTATGACCGGAAGGGAAGGCACGCCGGCATCCGGGGAAGGATTAGACTGGCACGGGAGCTCAGGGCGGAGCGGTTCGACCTCGCCATCCTGTTGCAGAACGCTATCGACGCGGCGCTCATTGCCCGGCTTGCCCGAATCCCCCGGATTATGGGGTACCGAACCGACGGACGGGGGATGCTCCTGACCCATGGCGCACCGGTAACCATCGAAGCGAAAAAGCTCCACCATGTCGACTATTACCTCGCCATGCTTTCCCGATTCGGAATCGAAACCGGGGCCAAACACCTCTCCCTGACCGTCACCCGGGAGGAGAAAGAGGGCACGGCCCGGCTTCTGGCCGCTGCGGGGATCGGCGCGAACGATTTCGTCATCGGCATCAACCCCGGCGCCACCTATGGTTCGGCCAAGCGGTGGTACCCGGAGCGGTTTGCCGCCGTGGCCGATGAGTTGTCTCTCCGCTGGGGGGCACGGGTCGTGGTGACTGGCGGACCGGGAGAGGCTGCCATCGCCGCCGACATCGCCGCCGCCATGACCGTACCCGCCCTCGTCATGGCGGGGAAGACCTCGGTGCGGGAGTTGATGGCGCTCATCAAACGCTGCGACTTCTTCATCACCAACGACTCGGGCCCCATGCACATCGCCGCCGCCTTCAGTGTTCCGCTCGTGGCGGTGTTTGGCCCCACTGATCACACGACCACCTCGCCCTGGAGCGACCGTGCCGCCGTCGTGCGCCGCGACACCGACTGCGCCCCGTGCCTCCTGCGGGAGTGTCCCACGGACCACCGGTGCATGACAGCAGTGACAATGACCGACGTGGTGGAGGCCGCGGAGCGGCTTCGGACGTGTGTTGCTGCTTTGGAGCATTCTGCATGA
- a CDS encoding glycosyltransferase family 2 protein produces the protein MISIVIPLYNQVAYTQLCVQSLRRAGLNGVDVLLIDNGSTDGTAEYLKSCSDLRVIRNRENLGCAGAWNQGVRETTSEWVMILNNDVVVSPGWLDGLLEAAGKEGLDVVSPAIREGEYNYDIEGYSQEFVGRMGDVVRRGVADGICFMVRRRVFEVVGLFDENFRIGQFEDADFFRRARNAGFRLGTTGRSFIHHFGSVTQDAIRKNRPERPYVAENRAYFREKWQLTRGRRLIERWRRKLREFAWQKCERMFHGHTLKEKWLGGRLRYY, from the coding sequence ATGATCAGTATTGTGATCCCTCTCTACAATCAGGTGGCCTATACGCAACTCTGCGTCCAGAGCTTGCGCCGTGCCGGTTTGAATGGTGTGGACGTGCTCCTCATCGACAACGGTTCCACCGACGGCACCGCTGAGTATCTGAAGAGTTGTTCCGATCTCCGCGTGATCCGCAACAGGGAGAATCTCGGCTGTGCAGGCGCCTGGAATCAGGGGGTCCGGGAAACTACCTCCGAGTGGGTGATGATCCTCAATAACGATGTGGTCGTATCGCCGGGATGGCTCGACGGGCTGTTGGAAGCCGCGGGGAAGGAGGGGCTCGACGTGGTAAGTCCCGCCATCAGGGAAGGGGAGTACAATTACGATATCGAGGGGTACTCCCAGGAGTTCGTCGGCCGGATGGGGGATGTCGTGCGGCGCGGGGTGGCCGACGGCATATGCTTCATGGTGCGGCGCCGGGTCTTCGAGGTTGTGGGCCTCTTCGACGAGAACTTCCGGATCGGCCAATTCGAGGACGCGGATTTCTTCCGCCGGGCGCGGAATGCCGGATTCCGGCTTGGGACAACGGGGCGATCGTTTATCCACCATTTCGGGTCAGTGACCCAGGATGCCATTCGGAAGAATCGCCCCGAACGTCCCTACGTGGCAGAGAATCGGGCCTACTTCCGGGAAAAGTGGCAGCTCACGCGGGGGCGGCGTCTCATTGAGCGGTGGCGCCGCAAGCTGCGTGAGTTCGCGTGGCAGAAGTGCGAGCGGATGTTCCACGGCCACACCCTCAAAGAGAAATGGCTCGGCGGGAGGTTGCGTTATTACTAG
- the lpxB gene encoding lipid-A-disaccharide synthase, with protein MGTAPNKRVMIVAGEASGDLHGSNLVKEALRLDPTLSFFGIGGPHMRAAGVETVVDSSEMAVVGLVEVLAHFGVIYKAYATLKRLITTNPPDLLILIDYPDFNMLVAKVAKRAGVKVLYYISPQVWAWRTGRVKKIARLVDRMAVVFPFEVPFYEKAGVPVSFVGHPLADRVSPSMSRSEALAAFGLDPSRRVVGLFPGSRRGEIARLFPVILESAKLLRDRYPGIQFILPLASSLTDADIAPHLAASGLEVVVARDKVYDVMQVCDAIATVSGTVTLEIALMGVPMVIIYTVSPLTYEVGKRLIRVDHIGICNIVAGERVVPELIQDEATAERIAAEIGRYLDDPVHTEKTRAGLARVREKLGSGGCSERVAGIVLEMLGKKR; from the coding sequence ATGGGTACCGCTCCGAACAAACGCGTGATGATCGTGGCCGGCGAGGCTTCCGGCGACCTCCATGGCTCGAACCTGGTGAAAGAGGCTCTGCGCCTCGATCCGACCCTCTCATTTTTCGGCATTGGCGGCCCGCACATGCGGGCGGCGGGGGTGGAGACCGTTGTCGATTCTTCGGAAATGGCGGTGGTGGGGCTCGTGGAGGTGCTTGCCCACTTCGGCGTCATCTACAAGGCATACGCTACCCTCAAGCGTCTCATCACGACCAATCCGCCGGACCTTCTGATCCTCATCGACTACCCGGATTTCAACATGCTCGTGGCAAAGGTGGCGAAGCGGGCCGGGGTCAAGGTGCTCTACTACATCAGTCCCCAGGTCTGGGCCTGGCGGACGGGGCGGGTGAAAAAGATCGCCCGGCTCGTGGACCGGATGGCGGTGGTCTTTCCCTTTGAGGTCCCCTTTTACGAGAAGGCGGGTGTACCGGTATCCTTCGTGGGGCATCCCCTGGCGGATCGCGTCTCCCCGTCAATGAGCCGCAGCGAGGCCCTGGCTGCCTTCGGGCTCGATCCTTCCCGGCGGGTGGTGGGGCTCTTCCCGGGGAGCCGCCGGGGGGAAATCGCCCGACTCTTCCCGGTTATCCTGGAGAGCGCGAAACTTTTACGGGACCGTTACCCCGGCATCCAGTTCATCCTTCCCCTGGCATCGAGCCTGACCGATGCCGACATCGCTCCCCATCTGGCGGCGTCGGGGCTGGAGGTTGTCGTGGCCCGGGACAAGGTCTACGACGTGATGCAGGTCTGCGATGCCATCGCGACGGTATCGGGGACGGTTACCCTTGAAATCGCCCTCATGGGGGTGCCGATGGTGATCATCTACACGGTATCCCCCCTGACCTACGAGGTGGGCAAGCGCCTCATCCGGGTCGATCACATCGGCATCTGCAACATCGTGGCGGGAGAGCGGGTGGTGCCGGAACTGATCCAGGACGAGGCCACCGCCGAGCGGATCGCCGCGGAGATCGGCCGTTATCTGGATGACCCTGTCCACACGGAGAAAACCCGGGCCGGGCTTGCCAGGGTCAGGGAAAAGCTCGGTTCCGGGGGCTGCTCGGAACGGGTGGCGGGAATCGTCCTCGAGATGCTCGGAAAGAAGAGATAA